GGGCGGCACTTCGGCCGTTCTTGGGGCGGCGGCGCTCCTTCGTCGGCGGCCCTTCGCTTTATTTTTCTTCGGCGgccgttttttgttttgttttgttttgttttttgcttcgctgcttggggcggcaaaaaaggtAGAGCCGCCCTGAGTTGAGCCAGCCAGCGGATGCAGTCCAAAAGACAGTGATGTGGTGAGAGACGAGAGGCTGGCAGAGGGTGAGGGCTGCAGGCTAGAAGCGATGCCCACGGCTGCTGCGAGCCCTGAGGAGGCTAAAGCTAATTAGGAAGTGAAAAAACCGGACACCAGATCTCTCTGTCCAGCAGCGACAGGGGCCCCCCTTCTGTGCATACCCCCACCTGCCTCCGGGCTCCGCCCCTCCGTTAACCGCCCGCCCCCACCCATCCGCGGGCACTGTCTCTCCGCCCGCCCGGCCGGGGGCGCCAcccccacgcccagccccagagctgcttgAACCCTGGGCATCAGCAGGCGCGCAACCGGCTTCGGTACCGACAATGCGCATGCGCTGCTGCAGTTAAGCGCCTGCGCACTAAGGCGAAGGGTGAGTTTGTGTGGCTGAAGGTCCTGCCACTCCCGGCGCGGTATCGGGGGGGGCTCCCCCCACTCCGCTCCCCCGCCTGGGCCGCAGCCGGCCGGGTGAGCGCGAGGACACGCCCGGGAGGCGGCCGGGTCCGGGCGAGGAGCGCTGCGGGCAGAGCCGCGGGGCGGGGCAGCGAATGGCCGGCGTTCGCTCCACCGGAGCCGGGAGCAGGCGGGGGGCAGCGCTCCGCGGGGACCAGCCGCCAGAGGGAGCGTGTTGGCCCGGGCGGGGCGGGTCacggtgctgcagggagcggagGGACCGGCCCCGCAAGGCTCATTCCCTGTCGGTGTCTGTCTCAGGTCGGGGGATGTAGCCCGCCCCGTCCCTGGAGCCGCTGCCTGATAACGGGACTGCAGGGAGCTGTGCTGGAGGCAGGTGTGTCTGGTGGGCGGGCCTGGCGCGGTGGGAACTTTCTTCTCTGTGTCTTGGCATGGCATCTTTCTCCCttgatttctcctcctcctccttcccctgctgtcttttctcctccttccttcagcATCTCCAGCCACAGTCCCCTCTggtctcttccccctcctgttggcctttttttctctcccatatTCCGCTTCCCTATACTTGGAGTGTCCGATGTTGGAACTACTAGTGTTGTACCGGGGGTAGTTGTACTACTGAGACTATGGTTGGGATTAGTTTACTCTGTAATATATGCTTGTAGTGCATCCAGTATGATGTGTCTAGTGTTAGTATTTAGAGCAATTCACTGCTGGGACATGGCATCAGATTCTTTCAAGGGGAGTAAGAGATGCACATTACTGAGTTAGGACAGTGCACATCTTGAAACAATTTACTGCTTCAGGTTTTATCCTGTGATGTATGTGGGTATGACAACAGAAGATGGGATGATAACATACATGATAGAATGAGAAAATGTGTAGGCAATAAAAAGAATGAAatgtaatcatagaaatgtaggactggaagggatcccactatgtcatctagtccagtccctgtgctgaggcaggactaagtattatctggaccatcaCTTACATGTGTTTgtccaactttttcttaaaaacttccagtgacagagattccacaacatgcctaggtaatttgttccagtgcttaactaccctagcaagacatttttcctaatgtctaaactcagtctcccttgctgcagtttaatcCCATTCCTTGTCCTGTCTTGAGCGGATAAGGAGAACAGTTTATCACCCTCTttttttataacaaccttttacgttcTTCAAGACTGTtatgtttccccctccccccagtcttctctctccagattaaacaaacctagttttttaaatcttttcttggaggtcatgttttctagccctttaatcatttttgttgctgtcttttgaactttctccagtttgtccacatctttcctgaagtgtggtgctcagaactggacacaatgctcctgttgaggccttatcagtgctgagcagagctgaagaattacttttcatgtcttgcttacaacactcttgctaatacttcccagaatgatttttgccttttttgcaacagtattttTGTTAACTCGTATTTAATTTTTGATCCACTATAATCGCCAGATcgtgatggggtgtgtgtgtgtggtttttttggtaGTAATTCCTCCTAGGCAGTCAtatcccattttgtatttgtgcaattgatagGTGGGTGATGGCTGGAGGTTAGTAGGTGCACGCTGGGGTTCAAGTGAAGGGTCAATTTAACACCAAATACATACAAATAATGATGTGTAAGGGTGGAGCTGGGGAATCACCTGAAATAGGGGGACAAAGATGGAACAGAAAAGGAAGGTGATAGGGCAACCCAGGGACAAATCACATATTATATGCAAGAGAATGAGGAGATGATGGGTATTATGGGAAGGGTCAGTGAGTTGAGAGGCTGTTGATTTTGTAGTTATCTGTTGGAAAGTATAGTGTCAACCAAGACTGCCCCCCTCTATGTGCATCTGGAGTGCATATTTGAGCTCATATTGTAGTTAGAGGGATTTGTTGCAGTACTGTATAGGTAGAATTATTAGGgcataacttttttctttttttctctgctgGAATAAATATATATTCTGTATACTGAGAAGGAGTGCATGTGTtttggtttattatttttgtgaTCATTCTGGATAAAGACCTTGGGTGAAAGCCTGGCCCCACTTAAATTACCCCCTTGTTTCCCAGGCTATGACTAATGAAGAGTTGAAGAGATTTAATATTTCATTAGAAAGATAGTAACAAAGGTCAGTTTGTTTAGTGAATAAAACAAGTCTTTCTTAAGACTTGTGTAAGTTAAGGCATTCAACCTAAATACATTACTAAGTTATCTTGAGATATGAAAaacaccaagtgaaattaatgagACTGGCCTGGGCTTGATATTTATGTGTAAGATCACAATCACTTGCAGCCAGAGAAACCTTAATGATTTTGAGTGGAACCTGAACAAAGTTGATCAAGAGGAACTGGAGAGAGAGTTGGGGAAtaaagggaggagaaaaggagaggAGAGCAAAGGAAAAGAGGAATGTGAAAAGAGCTAGTTTCACAGGCCAAGGGCAGCTGGGATAATAGTATAGATGCACTTGCTGGGCTATACTGGCAATTTGAGTGGAGCTCAGTCTTGAGTGGAGCTTAGTCTCAGGGTGACTAAAATGttaatggggtgggagggaaatgtCAGGAAAATAAAAGAAACTGCAGAGGGAGTGGGATAGGTGCTGGAACTTGCTGGGGGAGGTCTGGAAAATGTCCTTCAAAACTACACTTTGATGTGGCATAAAGTGAGTGCATTCCTTACAAGAAGCTTATATGGATCAGGGAGATTGATTTTGACCAGTTCAGACAGGCCGTACCCACTGCCAATGAAAATTATTTGTAAAGGGAGTTTCTTCAGAGAGTATTAAGCTATTTCATTTGGGCCAGTGCTAAAGGATTCTCAGCTGTGTTTATGATGCACATAGGTTTAGCTGCAAACTTTCTTTTATAGATTGGCAACGGTGAAACATTTATCTTGGTTACTGGATTAATCTTGGCTCACTCTCTGAGATTTAGGATTTATTTTAGCCCTCAGGAAATAAAATCCCAATTAACCAGTGCAGTAGGGATTATTTCTCAAGATGCTGTTATCAGCCCGTCAACATTAGAAAGAGAGCCGGAATTAATCTAAATTCTGTCACGCTACTTGATTCTTGACAGATGGTGCCAGTGTTAGTACTTTGTACTGCTGTTGTGGGAAGGGTGATCAAAGTGGTCTGACACTGCAGCATCAACGGATATCGTCTTGAAAGGAAAATATTGATAAAATAACCCCATATTTTTGATCAAAAAGATCAGAATTGTAGAAACTCCTCAACCTAAGAACTGGATTTGTTCCTTATAACTGTCCCCTCCTCACTCTGCTAGCTTTCTTTGAAAAATCTTTCTTGCTATTTGCAGCTTGGCCGTCTACTGTAATTTTACCTGACTCTGGGGATAGTTCAGAATCCTTTTCTTGCCTACTTATTTCtccaaaatgttttctctctgtgGCATCAGCTGGAGGTTACCCAAGAGTGTGGAAGATCCTGGAGAGCTTCACAATAACGCAAGTTATGATGACAGGCTGGAGGTGGCTAAAGAAATCACAATGCTTTCTTGTTCCTGGTGATTTGAGAGTGAACAACATGAGCTTCTGCAGTTTCTTTCGGCCTTCACCCCACACATGGCTGCTTACTGCTATATGGTTGGCTGTTTGGTGTGCCTGATGTTGTTGGTGCTTGCTGCATGATTATGTGGTCAGTGTCAGAAAGAAAGAGTCTGGTGTTCACTCATACAAAATTAAATATCTTTAGCAATGCAAAGAGATCACTTAATATGAAACGTCTGACAAAACCAAGTGTGGTGAGAGTTAAGTCTAAGACCTTCACTTGAATGAGTTTGAATATCTCAATCCAGCCCATGTTTAAAGGAAGAAAGATGTTCATTGTTCGCTCAGGATGGGTTAGGGCTGTCTGATGTGGAAACTTTAGATGGCTGGAAAAGAAATAGGTCAAATAATGTAAAAGAATCAAAGTGGCTGGTAGGGATTTAAATATTGAATgaatacaatttaaaatatttaataaattatactAGATCCTAGTATGACGTGCACTGGCTAGGAGTGAGAAATGATGATGTGTtctagaaaagctgaaagaaaaTAAGACTATAGAATGTTTTGGAATTGcccaagaacaacaacaacaaataaaaatgttcttgCAACTTCTCTTATATTATCCTGGCAGGCTGCTTGTCACTATGGAACATTTATTATGAAAAGATCAGGTGGATTTCATTTAGTTTATTTGTGGGGTAAAGATCGTCAGGAACAAAGTTTGTCAGGAGGAATAGATCTGAGATCTATCAAGCCGCATCTTATAACAACATATATTGTGGAGAAGAGTAAAATAGATGTAGAAGAGTTCAAAGAAGTGTGGGAATAGTTTCTAAATCATATTACAAAACAAGggaaaactgaaaaccaaatcTCAGATCACCAAATATTTGAAGTGAATGGATCCATGTTATCAAGTTCTAAAACACAAATTATAGAAattcttaatgtttttttttaagactagATAAGCCAGAGGTTGTTACATTAATTATTCAAATTTGCCAAAAAGATCCAATTAAAATAGAGGATTTAACTTCATGGAGATATAGAAATGTTTCATTAGATAATCATAATAAACTAACCAGTGTCCCCTACAGTGAAACTAATGTACAAAGTCTCAGTGGTATTCTGTTCACCAGAAAAAATCTCTTGTGGTTGTTAGCTTTACTTAATGTGAATGTTGGCAAATTGGCTAATGAAATCATCTCCTGTTTTTTTTAGGGAGGGCAGAGATTGGAGTTGAGAATGAGATGAGCCAATCATGAAGGACTATAAGAACATGGTATACTTACATCCACAATAAGCCATATATAAGCCCCGTGTAAGAAACCACATGATGGAGGTGAAGGTGGTCTGGGAGTCCGATAATGACACTTATGACACAGGTGAGGAGCATTCAGATGACTCCAGTCATTCCTCTGAGCGGGTTGGTCGCAAATCTAGTCTCCAGCTGGAGTTAGACTTAGACTATTCTCAACCATGCAGTCCTGGTTGTAGCGCTGCTGGACCTTCAGGTAGGCAAGAACTCCCTGTAGAATTGCAGTGTGAAGACGAGGAAACCTATGAGACCTACTACCAGAAGCAAGGTGAGACTACAGCTGGGGTCTTTGTCACTTCTAACACCAACTTTGACCTGCAATGTGAAGATGAGGATCTGGAGTTCTATTCCTCTGAGGAACCTCAGGGAGGATTAAGTGAGGATGATGAAAACATCATTCTTGTTGATGCTTTTGATGAGGCGGACCTGGAGCCCATCTCTGGAGAATCTTTGCCTTATACGTGCAAGAAGTGTAGTGTCTCTTTTCAGGATCTGGGTGAATTACAAGAACACAACCAGATCCACCTGACAGAGAATTCATACCGATGCCCCATCTGTGGCAAAGAGTTCTTCCATGTGGCGAACTTGCGAATGCACAAGCTCATTCATTCTAGTGACAGACCACACAAGTGTCCAGAGTGTGACAAGGGTTTCATCTGTACAGCTGATATTTGGAGGCACCTACGCAACGTGCACAAGATTGAGCGCTCCAAGGGTGTTTTGGGAAATGGTATGGTTAGGAACCCATGGTCAACATTGCACCAAAACAAGCATGGCAGTGGGGACGCTGACCAGCAgtgttcagaaaataaaaagccCGTGGGAGAAGAGTCTAAACCTTACATCTGCTCGACATGTGGCAAAGGTTTCCGTAAACCTAATTTGCTGTCCAGACACAAGGTGATCCACCGACAGGACAAACCACATAAATGTCAAGAATGTGGGAAGTCCTTTGCTGAGCGGCTCAAGTTGAAAAGGCACCAGCAGATTCACTCTGGAGAGCGCCC
This window of the Eretmochelys imbricata isolate rEreImb1 chromosome 8, rEreImb1.hap1, whole genome shotgun sequence genome carries:
- the LOC144268545 gene encoding uncharacterized protein LOC144268545 is translated as MMEVKVVWESDNDTYDTGEEHSDDSSHSSERVGRKSSLQLELDLDYSQPCSPGCSAAGPSGRQELPVELQCEDEETYETYYQKQGETTAGVFVTSNTNFDLQCEDEDLEFYSSEEPQGGLSEDDENIILVDAFDEADLEPISGESLPYTCKKCSVSFQDLGELQEHNQIHLTENSYRCPICGKEFFHVANLRMHKLIHSSDRPHKCPECDKGFICTADIWRHLRNVHKIERSKGVLGNGMVRNPWSTLHQNKHGSGDADQQCSENKKPVGEESKPYICSTCGKGFRKPNLLSRHKVIHRQDKPHKCQECGKSFAERLKLKRHQQIHSGERPFYCEECGRTFTQLVTLQCHQRTHTGEKPYSCAYCGRCFTVSATLRKHERTHKVDKS